In Amycolatopsis sulphurea, one genomic interval encodes:
- a CDS encoding flavodoxin domain-containing protein — translation MTAILVAHAGKNGGTRGIAEAIAGELREFGLSVDLRSAGEVCEVTPYRAVVVGSALYYWRWRPEAVRLLEEHTEALRERPVWLFHSGPCGPGAQPARVSLPARVALLAAAIDAERTATFGGRLDPATARGFGRLLAMGRRAGDFRDWDRIRAWARDVGHGVRAHAEL, via the coding sequence ATGACCGCAATACTCGTCGCGCACGCCGGGAAGAACGGCGGCACGCGCGGGATCGCCGAGGCGATCGCCGGCGAGCTTCGGGAGTTCGGGCTGAGCGTGGACCTGCGGTCCGCGGGCGAGGTCTGCGAGGTGACGCCGTACCGCGCGGTGGTGGTGGGCAGCGCGCTCTACTACTGGCGCTGGCGGCCGGAGGCGGTGCGGCTGCTGGAGGAGCACACCGAGGCGTTGCGGGAGCGTCCGGTCTGGCTGTTCCACAGCGGCCCGTGCGGCCCCGGTGCGCAGCCGGCCCGGGTCAGCCTGCCCGCGCGGGTCGCCCTGCTGGCCGCCGCGATCGACGCCGAACGCACCGCGACCTTCGGCGGCCGGCTGGATCCCGCCACCGCCCGCGGCTTCGGCCGGCTGCTGGCCATGGGCCGGCGGGCCGGCGATTTCCGGGACTGGGACCGGATCCGGGCGTGGGCCCGGGACGTCGGACACGGGGTCCGCGCGCACGCCGAACTCTGA
- a CDS encoding DUF1015 family protein, translating to MDTWVRPIRRGWVVRGEVPGPDVDEFAEPDAVTAALASPAGAGDTLLAAQHPARTPAALAAGLDPVAAVPQARAMLARLRAEHYRALSGFVAAYRIDGGAVSGLQCLVDIRGLNAGIAHVRHTEEVYPEVVAERAAVLAGLGCATSAALLVPVNDGVALTEAVDAAAAGRPDVCTVDHAGRVHEVWVVPSGPVQEHLLQAASAADLLVADGNHRVAAAEATGSLLALITAGPRLAIEPIHRVLTGTGFTADQLAKAWQEAGLTVTSSADRTPPRVPGTAVVLAGETVLHVRLPDGGPLVIDHEVVERVLFAQALGLPVDGPHLRPLMAGRPVPEEADAVVQLAPVPFETVRAVHAAGRRMPRKATYFTPKPRGGLVLADL from the coding sequence ATGGACACGTGGGTGCGGCCGATCCGCCGCGGGTGGGTGGTGCGCGGCGAAGTGCCGGGCCCGGACGTCGACGAATTCGCTGAACCGGACGCGGTGACCGCGGCGCTGGCCTCCCCGGCCGGGGCAGGGGACACGCTGCTGGCCGCGCAGCATCCGGCGCGCACGCCGGCCGCGCTGGCCGCGGGGCTGGATCCGGTCGCCGCGGTGCCGCAGGCGCGCGCGATGCTCGCCCGGCTACGCGCCGAGCATTACCGCGCATTGAGCGGATTCGTGGCCGCGTACCGGATCGACGGGGGCGCTGTGTCCGGGCTGCAGTGCCTGGTCGACATCCGTGGGCTCAACGCGGGCATCGCGCACGTGCGGCACACCGAAGAGGTCTACCCGGAGGTGGTCGCGGAACGGGCGGCCGTGCTCGCCGGGCTGGGCTGTGCGACAAGCGCCGCATTGCTGGTCCCGGTGAACGACGGCGTCGCGCTCACCGAAGCGGTCGACGCTGCCGCGGCCGGCCGCCCCGACGTGTGCACCGTGGACCACGCCGGACGGGTGCACGAGGTGTGGGTGGTGCCCTCCGGACCTGTGCAGGAACACTTGCTGCAGGCGGCTTCCGCGGCGGACCTGCTGGTCGCGGACGGCAACCACCGGGTCGCCGCCGCGGAGGCCACCGGTTCGCTGCTGGCCCTGATCACCGCGGGGCCACGGCTGGCGATCGAGCCGATCCACCGGGTGCTCACCGGCACCGGGTTCACCGCCGACCAGCTGGCCAAGGCCTGGCAGGAAGCCGGGCTCACCGTCACGTCCTCGGCGGACCGCACGCCGCCGCGGGTCCCGGGTACCGCGGTCGTCCTGGCCGGGGAAACGGTCCTGCACGTGCGGCTCCCGGACGGCGGCCCGCTGGTGATCGACCACGAAGTGGTGGAGCGGGTGCTGTTCGCCCAGGCACTGGGCCTGCCCGTGGACGGACCGCACCTGCGTCCGCTGATGGCCGGGCGCCCGGTGCCCGAGGAGGCCGACGCCGTGGTGCAGCTGGCCCCGGTGCCGTTCGAGACGGTCCGCGCGGTGCACGCGGCCGGGCGGCGGATGCCGCGCAAGGCCACCTACTTCACCCCGAAACCCCGCGGTGGCCTGGTGCTGGCCGATCTGTGA
- a CDS encoding CobW family GTP-binding protein: MRRQRIPVVLITGFLGAGKTTLLNHLLANRQGARIGVVVNDFGRVNVDALAVAGQVDTMVSLGNGCLCCAVDASGLDAMLGRLSRPEAGIDVIVVEASGIAEPRDLLRLMIASENPDIRYGGLAAVVDAAEFEARRTRHPELADHLRLADLVILNKADRADADALARVRTVAEEFAPGVPLLVTDHGRVDPQLFFDPRPRETYGQLSFDDLRADDHHDHSQHLHTQYESITFTSAEPLSPRRFLAFLEHRPPGLYRVKGTLDLGSADPRARFGLHTVGSFVRLDRSAWPAGGRRTELVLIGAGLDRAEVTRRLTACRADDHTPDERGLLRILRYLDEPATAT; encoded by the coding sequence GTGCGCAGGCAGCGGATTCCGGTGGTGCTGATCACGGGCTTCCTCGGGGCGGGCAAGACCACCTTGCTCAACCATCTGCTCGCGAACCGCCAGGGCGCCCGGATCGGCGTGGTGGTCAACGATTTCGGCCGGGTGAACGTCGACGCGCTCGCGGTCGCCGGGCAGGTCGACACCATGGTCTCGCTCGGCAACGGCTGCCTGTGCTGCGCGGTCGATGCGAGCGGGCTGGACGCCATGCTGGGCAGGCTTTCCCGGCCGGAGGCGGGCATCGACGTGATCGTGGTCGAGGCGAGCGGCATCGCCGAACCCCGCGACCTGCTGCGGCTGATGATCGCCAGCGAGAACCCGGACATCCGCTACGGCGGGCTCGCCGCCGTCGTCGACGCGGCGGAGTTCGAGGCGCGCCGCACCCGCCACCCGGAACTCGCCGACCACCTGCGCCTGGCCGACCTGGTGATCCTCAACAAGGCCGATCGCGCCGACGCGGACGCGCTGGCCAGGGTCCGCACCGTCGCCGAGGAGTTCGCACCGGGCGTCCCCCTGCTGGTGACCGACCACGGCCGGGTCGACCCGCAGCTGTTCTTCGACCCGCGCCCGCGGGAGACCTACGGCCAGCTGTCCTTCGACGACCTGCGCGCGGACGATCACCACGACCACTCGCAGCATCTGCACACCCAGTACGAGAGCATCACGTTCACCTCGGCAGAACCGTTGTCCCCACGGCGTTTCCTGGCGTTTCTGGAGCACCGCCCGCCCGGCTTGTACCGGGTGAAGGGGACGCTGGACCTCGGCTCGGCGGACCCGCGGGCCCGGTTCGGCCTGCACACCGTCGGCTCGTTCGTCCGGCTCGACCGCTCGGCCTGGCCCGCCGGAGGACGGCGGACCGAGCTGGTCCTGATCGGCGCGGGCCTCGACCGCGCCGAGGTGACCCGGCGCTTGACCGCCTGCCGCGCCGACGATCACACGCCGGACGAACGCGGGCTGCTGCGGATCCTCCGCTACCTCGACGAACCCGCCACCGCCACCTGA
- a CDS encoding NF041680 family putative transposase, translating into MHDAGRAGALGELSAFRERFHQCLTSRADALSDLADAVLCADGPVASLAELSLVPEHRRGHGAGYDAINHGTIEVGRLRTTLARLPLPRAAGGRIALGVDVSHWLRPDAACSPERLFCHTYARGKGQAQMIPGWPYSFVAALETGRTSWTAVLDAVRLGPADDATAVTAAQLRAVVGRIIDAGHWQPADPSILIVADAGYDLPRLAFVLADLPVEVVGRIRSGRVMLRPAPPRRPGAPGRRAKHGGVFTLADPASWHTPEHTTGTDTTRYGHAQAQAWDRLHPRLTRRGPWLDHDGELPLVEGTVIRLQVEHLPGDRDPKPVWLWSSVTGASAELVDLLWQVFLRRFDLEHTFRLFKQTLGWTRPKLRAPESADRWTWLILTVHTQLRLARPLAEDHRRPWEKPVTEPRRLTPARVRRGFRNLHATTTRPAAAPKPSRPGPGRPAGSTNHHPATRYNVGKTVKRDLTLAQHRNHTG; encoded by the coding sequence GTGCACGACGCCGGCCGTGCCGGTGCACTCGGGGAGTTGTCCGCGTTCCGGGAGCGGTTCCACCAGTGCCTGACCAGTCGGGCGGACGCCTTGTCCGACCTGGCCGACGCGGTGCTGTGCGCCGACGGGCCGGTCGCCAGCCTGGCCGAACTGTCGCTGGTCCCGGAGCATCGGCGCGGGCACGGCGCCGGCTACGACGCGATCAACCACGGCACGATCGAGGTCGGCCGGTTACGCACCACCCTGGCACGCCTGCCCCTGCCTCGTGCCGCGGGCGGGCGGATCGCATTGGGCGTGGACGTGTCGCACTGGCTGCGCCCGGACGCCGCGTGCAGCCCCGAGCGGCTGTTCTGCCACACCTACGCCCGCGGCAAGGGCCAGGCCCAGATGATCCCCGGCTGGCCCTACTCGTTCGTCGCGGCGCTGGAGACCGGGCGCACCTCGTGGACAGCGGTCCTGGACGCGGTCCGGCTGGGACCCGCCGACGACGCCACCGCGGTCACCGCCGCCCAGCTACGCGCGGTCGTGGGCCGGATTATCGACGCCGGCCATTGGCAGCCCGCCGATCCGAGCATTCTGATCGTGGCCGATGCCGGCTACGACCTGCCCCGGCTGGCGTTCGTGCTGGCTGATCTGCCCGTCGAGGTGGTGGGCAGGATCCGTTCCGGCCGGGTGATGCTGCGGCCCGCACCGCCCCGGCGGCCGGGCGCGCCCGGCCGCCGGGCCAAGCACGGTGGGGTGTTCACGTTGGCCGATCCCGCCAGTTGGCACACCCCCGAGCACACCACCGGCACCGACACCACCCGCTATGGACACGCCCAGGCCCAGGCATGGGACCGGCTGCACCCACGCCTGACCCGTCGCGGCCCCTGGCTGGACCACGACGGTGAGCTTCCCCTGGTGGAGGGCACCGTGATCCGCCTGCAGGTCGAGCATCTGCCCGGTGATCGCGACCCCAAACCGGTCTGGCTGTGGTCCTCGGTCACCGGCGCCAGTGCCGAACTGGTCGACCTGCTCTGGCAGGTGTTCCTGCGCCGCTTCGACCTGGAGCACACCTTCCGGCTGTTCAAGCAGACCCTCGGGTGGACCCGTCCCAAGCTGCGCGCCCCGGAATCGGCTGACCGCTGGACCTGGCTGATCCTGACCGTCCACACGCAACTGCGACTGGCCCGCCCGCTGGCCGAGGATCACCGCCGCCCGTGGGAGAAACCAGTCACCGAGCCCCGCCGGTTGACTCCGGCTCGGGTTCGGCGGGGGTTTCGCAACCTGCACGCGACGACAACCCGCCCCGCAGCCGCACCGAAACCCTCCCGGCCTGGTCCTGGACGCCCAGCCGGCTCGACCAACCACCACCCCGCAACCCGCTACAACGTCGGCAAAACCGTCAAACGCGACCTCACCCTCGCGCAGCACCGCAACCACACAGGTTAA
- the ligD gene encoding non-homologous end-joining DNA ligase has protein sequence MTGVALEVDGVELTVSSPDKVYFPERGETKLDLVRYYQAVAGPLLARLGGRPLLLERYPDGAGGKSWFQKRVPKTAPSWLTTTVVSTPNGTTSDALVAVDLAHVLWAVNQGCLGFHVWPNRADSPDIADELRIDLDPSPGIGFAELREAAVLVREFLTGLGIEAQVKTSGSRGLHLYAILEPRWDGYQVRAAAVALARALERRHPDLITAQWWKEERGSRVFVDFNQNAPHKTVFGAWCVRPRAGGQVSTPIGWDELATVDPDTLTLATVPARLADHGDPWAGANDRPQSIEPLLELSAADLANGLMDAPWPPVYPKMPNEPPRVAPSRAKKEPKP, from the coding sequence ATGACCGGGGTGGCACTGGAAGTCGACGGGGTCGAGCTGACCGTCTCCAGTCCGGACAAGGTCTACTTCCCCGAGCGCGGGGAGACGAAGCTGGACCTCGTCCGCTACTACCAGGCCGTGGCCGGTCCGCTGCTCGCCCGGCTGGGTGGCCGTCCGCTGCTGCTGGAGCGTTATCCGGACGGGGCGGGCGGGAAGTCGTGGTTCCAGAAACGCGTGCCGAAGACGGCACCGTCCTGGCTGACCACGACGGTGGTGTCCACCCCGAACGGCACGACCAGTGACGCGCTGGTCGCGGTCGACCTCGCGCACGTGCTGTGGGCGGTCAACCAGGGCTGCCTCGGTTTCCACGTCTGGCCGAACCGCGCGGACTCGCCGGACATCGCCGACGAGCTGCGGATCGACCTGGACCCGTCGCCCGGCATCGGGTTCGCCGAACTGCGTGAGGCGGCGGTGCTGGTCCGCGAATTCCTTACCGGGCTTGGCATCGAGGCGCAGGTGAAGACGTCCGGCTCCCGTGGCCTGCATCTGTACGCCATCCTCGAACCGCGGTGGGACGGTTACCAGGTCCGGGCCGCGGCCGTCGCGCTCGCCCGCGCGCTGGAGCGCCGGCATCCGGACCTGATCACCGCACAGTGGTGGAAAGAGGAACGCGGCAGCCGGGTGTTCGTGGACTTCAACCAGAACGCGCCGCACAAGACCGTGTTCGGTGCCTGGTGCGTGCGTCCGCGCGCGGGCGGCCAGGTGTCCACCCCGATCGGCTGGGACGAACTCGCGACCGTCGACCCGGACACGCTGACGCTGGCCACCGTCCCGGCGCGGCTCGCCGACCACGGCGACCCGTGGGCCGGGGCGAACGACCGTCCACAATCGATCGAACCGCTGCTGGAGCTGTCGGCCGCGGATCTGGCGAACGGCCTGATGGACGCGCCGTGGCCGCCGGTGTACCCGAAGATGCCGAACGAACCGCCGCGGGTCGCGCCGAGCCGGGCGAAGAAGGAACCCAAGCCGTAA